In a genomic window of Pseudomonadota bacterium:
- a CDS encoding iron ABC transporter permease produces MDKASAVPISDYRKRLQRRNLSGVFLLLAIIVLFLLSLKIGTYQFSWSTLMEVLGGSDRQPLLTHVINRIRLPRALAALLAGAALGCSGAAMQNVLRNPLASPFTLGVSQGAACGAAFAIIVLGAGLPRADGFLSPRLAPYIVVLAAFIGALLTVAVLSMLAYFREITPESLILSGVALSAFFGALTMLLQYFASDVEVAGTVFWTFGDLGKARPRDLYLMALLLFPALLYLWRQGWSFNALLWGDDTALSLGIEVERLRLFTLLLTSLLAAVTIAFLGIIGFVGLIAPHLMRPLVGQDYRYLIPYSAMAGALLLLGADLLARLLLAPTILPVGILTAFAGAPLFLYLLARGRKERR; encoded by the coding sequence ATGGATAAAGCTTCTGCCGTCCCCATTTCCGATTATCGGAAACGGCTTCAGCGCCGCAACCTGAGCGGTGTTTTTCTGCTGCTGGCCATCATCGTTCTTTTCCTGTTATCCCTGAAAATCGGCACCTACCAATTCTCCTGGTCGACCCTGATGGAAGTCCTGGGCGGTTCCGATCGTCAACCGCTGTTGACACACGTTATTAATCGCATTCGTCTGCCCCGGGCTCTGGCCGCGCTGCTGGCCGGAGCCGCCCTGGGCTGCTCCGGCGCGGCCATGCAGAATGTCCTGCGTAACCCGCTGGCCTCCCCCTTCACCCTCGGCGTCTCGCAGGGAGCAGCCTGCGGAGCTGCCTTCGCGATTATCGTATTGGGGGCGGGACTACCTCGAGCAGATGGTTTTCTGTCCCCGAGGCTGGCCCCCTATATTGTGGTTCTTGCGGCCTTCATAGGGGCTCTGCTGACCGTCGCGGTCCTGAGCATGCTGGCTTATTTCCGCGAAATCACTCCGGAATCCCTGATTTTGTCGGGAGTGGCTCTCAGTGCTTTTTTCGGAGCCTTGACCATGCTGCTTCAGTATTTCGCCAGTGATGTCGAGGTGGCAGGCACCGTTTTCTGGACCTTTGGCGATCTCGGCAAAGCCCGCCCTCGGGATTTGTACCTGATGGCCCTGCTGCTGTTTCCAGCCCTCCTTTACCTCTGGCGCCAGGGCTGGAGTTTCAACGCCCTGCTCTGGGGCGACGACACCGCCTTAAGTCTCGGCATAGAGGTCGAACGCCTGCGTTTATTCACCCTACTGCTCACCTCCCTGCTGGCCGCGGTCACCATCGCCTTTCTCGGAATTATCGGTTTTGTCGGCCTGATCGCTCCCCATCTGATGCGCCCCCTGGTCGGCCAGGACTATCGCTATCTGATTCCCTATTCGGCCATGGCCGGAGCCCTGCTGCTGCTCGGCGCCGATCTGCTCGCCCGCCTCCTGCTGGCCCCGACGATTCTGCCGGTCGGCATTCTCACGGCTTTTGCCGGAGCCCCGCTTTTTCTCTACCTGCTGGCCCGAGGCCGCAAGGAAAGAAGATGA
- a CDS encoding iron ABC transporter substrate-binding protein, with the protein MKARNLFILLGLLLGSLFLDGRTEAREIIDLAERQVIVPDRVDRIVALGPGALRLATYLQAIDQVVGIEELELKPLPDFFRPYSEAIRRELTQLPCIGSGGAGKLPDCEALLACRPQVIFVIGLDYRQSENLQAKTGIPTVILSYGKLGVWRQEATRSLTLMGEIIGRRERAAAITAYLEKTQAELRDLCRGAAHPSPRVYFGGLAYKGGRGYESTENGYFPGQLVEAENVAGSDPNGDHLFIDQEKLLQWDPEIIFLDSSGLSQIALQYLQNQRFFELLRAVRENHLYTVLPYNQYNTNLESALANAWFIGSRLYPQSFAKLCIDTKIDEIFRFFLNLRVDGATLPAFQPVTLKNLACR; encoded by the coding sequence ATGAAAGCACGCAACCTTTTTATCCTGTTGGGGCTGCTGTTGGGTTCCCTGTTCCTGGACGGTCGAACCGAGGCCCGCGAGATTATCGACCTGGCAGAACGCCAGGTCATCGTCCCCGATCGGGTCGACAGAATTGTGGCGTTGGGCCCCGGCGCCCTGCGTCTGGCCACTTACCTGCAGGCCATCGATCAGGTGGTCGGCATCGAGGAACTGGAGCTGAAACCCCTGCCCGATTTTTTTCGGCCCTATTCCGAGGCCATTCGCCGGGAGCTGACCCAGCTCCCCTGCATCGGCAGCGGCGGCGCCGGCAAGCTCCCTGATTGCGAAGCTTTGCTCGCCTGCCGCCCCCAAGTGATTTTCGTCATTGGCCTGGATTATCGGCAAAGCGAAAACCTCCAGGCCAAAACCGGCATTCCGACGGTCATTCTAAGCTACGGGAAACTCGGGGTCTGGCGTCAGGAAGCGACCCGTTCGCTGACACTGATGGGAGAAATTATCGGTCGCCGGGAGCGGGCCGCAGCCATCACAGCCTACCTGGAAAAGACGCAAGCCGAACTGCGGGACCTCTGTCGGGGCGCGGCCCACCCCTCGCCCCGGGTTTATTTCGGCGGCCTGGCCTACAAGGGAGGACGCGGCTATGAAAGCACCGAGAACGGCTATTTCCCGGGCCAGTTGGTCGAGGCCGAGAATGTCGCCGGATCAGATCCGAACGGCGACCATCTGTTTATCGACCAGGAAAAACTGCTGCAATGGGACCCGGAGATTATCTTTCTCGACTCCAGCGGCCTGTCCCAGATCGCTCTTCAGTATCTGCAAAACCAAAGATTTTTCGAGCTGCTTCGAGCCGTGCGCGAAAACCATCTCTACACAGTGCTGCCCTACAACCAATATAACACCAACCTTGAAAGCGCCCTCGCCAACGCCTGGTTTATCGGCAGTCGGCTGTACCCGCAGAGTTTCGCGAAGCTCTGCATCGATACCAAGATTGACGAAATCTTCCGTTTTTTTCTGAATCTCAGGGTTGATGGAGCCACGTTACCGGCTTTTCAGCCCGTTACGCTGAAAAACCTCGCCTGCCGCTGA
- a CDS encoding ABC transporter ATP-binding protein, whose product MSVELRQISFSYPHNQVLTDISFRLETGRLGVVMGTNGSGKSTLIKTINRLLKPQRGTVLLNGADCRDFSRRDLARRCGYMPQKSPAINCTVFEAVLLGRQAVTTGFAANRESHLREVDRILKMIHLDQLSDRLTSELSGGELQKVVIARALVQKPGLLLLDEPTNHLDLVNQLEVMALLRKITHELQLTTLVVTHDLNAALRFADHFIFLRRGRLHAAGTSAIITPKLIEEVFRLKSVLTEVAGLPVVVPLSA is encoded by the coding sequence ATGAGTGTCGAACTGCGCCAAATTTCCTTCAGCTATCCCCATAATCAGGTTTTAACCGATATTTCCTTCAGGCTTGAAACCGGGCGGCTCGGGGTTGTTATGGGGACCAACGGCTCCGGCAAATCGACCCTGATCAAAACCATCAACCGGCTGCTCAAGCCTCAGAGGGGCACGGTTCTGCTGAACGGTGCCGACTGTCGAGACTTTTCCCGCCGTGACCTCGCCCGGCGCTGCGGGTACATGCCACAGAAATCACCGGCCATCAATTGCACGGTGTTTGAAGCCGTGCTCCTGGGACGGCAGGCGGTGACGACCGGTTTTGCCGCAAACCGGGAAAGCCATCTTCGAGAAGTTGACAGGATCCTGAAAATGATTCATCTTGATCAACTTTCCGATCGCCTGACCAGCGAACTCTCCGGAGGTGAACTGCAAAAGGTGGTCATTGCCCGAGCGCTGGTACAAAAACCCGGGCTGTTGCTGCTGGACGAACCCACCAACCACCTTGATCTGGTCAACCAGTTGGAGGTCATGGCGCTGCTACGCAAAATCACCCATGAACTCCAGCTGACCACCCTGGTCGTGACCCATGATCTCAACGCCGCCCTGCGCTTTGCCGATCACTTCATTTTTCTGCGCCGGGGCCGGCTGCACGCGGCCGGAACCAGTGCCATCATCACTCCGAAACTGATTGAAGAAGTCTTCCGGCTCAAGAGCGTGCTCACCGAGGTCGCCGGCCTGCCGGTCGTGGTTCCGCTGAGCGCCTGA